One window from the genome of Bacillus rossius redtenbacheri isolate Brsri chromosome 17, Brsri_v3, whole genome shotgun sequence encodes:
- the LOC134541009 gene encoding facilitated trehalose transporter Tret1-like isoform X2, whose protein sequence is MEDEVARKIWFRHWPQHLAAFLAAQSTTCAGAVLGWTSPVLPTLRDVTPEQASWVASLTPLGALLGAALAGWLADALGRKRAILATALPFFAGSLLTAVSRSALVLYCARFISGLAIGVATTVVPMYSEEVAEPKLRGALGVYLEITLNVGILWSYVAGYAVSYVWFTATSTLLPVIFFFSFLWMPESPVYLMSTGREEDAERSLRWLRGAKTQQTSSYTTELSQLKKTFLTEKDCSVHFKGRLVPRLADFARNISLSSPTSKACFIIFGLIFFQQAGGIDAVTFYVVSILQDAGTVVSPFASGAIVGVIQLLASGVSFLTVDRLGRRVLLLTSLVSMCLSHFLLSLNFALKETLVDSKFYSWMPLFSMCVYFVTFSLGLGPLPWLMMAELAPTESKEAIGSVAITFSWTLAFVVSKFFGSMFELIGSLLTYALFSGMCLLGTIFVAFFVPETKGKTREEIEKYFSKDPNIKTLTIL, encoded by the exons ATGGAAGATGAGGTAGCACGAAAAATCTGGTTCAGACATTGGCCCCAACATCTTGCAGCTTTTTTAG CCGCCCAGAGCACTACCTGCGCCGGGGCGGTGCTGGGCTGGACGTCGCCCGTGCTGCCGACGCTGCGTGACGTGACGCCCGAGCAGGCCTCGTGGGTCGCCTCGCTGACCCCGCTCGGGGCGCTGCTGGGCGCCGCGCTGGCAGGCTGGCTGGCCGACGCGCTCGGCCGCAAGAGGGCGATACTGGCGACCGCTCTGCCCTTCTTCGCCGGGTCGCTCCTCACCGCCGTCTCGCGGTCG GCGCTGGTGCTGTACTGCGCGCGGTTCATCTCGGGCCTGGCCATTGGCGTCGCCACCACAGTGGTTCCCATGTACAGCGAGGAGGTGGCTGAACCCAAACTTCGGGGCGCCCTCGGGGTGTACCTAGAGATCACGCTCAACGTCGGCATTCTCTGGTCCTACGTCGCCGGCTACGCTGTATCATACGTGTGGTTCACCGCCACTTCAACACTGCTGCCTGTCATCTTCTTCTTCTCGTTTCTCTGGATGCCTGAGTCGCCTGTTTACCTCATGTCTACTG GTCGGGAGGAGGATGCAGAAAGATCGCTTCGGTGGTTGCGAGGAGCCAAGACACAGCAAACAAGTTCTTACACGACAGAACTATCCCAATTGAAGAAAACATTTCTTACAGAAAAAGACTGCTCTGTTCACTTCAAAGGCAGACTCGTGCCACGCCTGGCAGACTTTGCGAGAAACATTTCTCTGAGCAGCCCTACCTCGAAAGCATGCTTCATCATATTCGGTCTCATTTTCTTCCAGCAAGCTGGCGGCATAGACGCTGTCACGTTCTACGTGGTGAGCATATTACAAGATGCCGGGACCGTCGTGTCTCCCTTCGCGTCGGGTGCCATCGTCGGAGTCATTCAGCTGCTCGCGAGTGGGGTTTCGTTCCTCACCGTGGATCGTTTGGGTAGGCGAGTTCTCCTGTTGACTTCCCTCGTCTCTATGTGCCTGAGTCATTTTCTGCTGTCGCTGAATTTCGCGCTCAAGGAAACTCTCGTTGACTCAAAGTTCTATTCGTGGATGCCCCTTTTCTCCATGTGCGTTTATTTCGTCACATTTTCGCTTGGACTCGGGCCTTTGCCGTGGCTCATGATGGCAGAGCTGGCACCCACGGAAAGCAAGGAAGCCATAGGCTCGGTCGCCATCACTTTCTCGTGGACTCTGGCATTTGTGGTCTCCAAGTTTTTCGGCTCTATGTTTGAGCTGATCGGTTCGCTCTTGACTTATGCACTTTTCAGTGGCATGTGCTTGTTAGGAACCATTTTCGTGGCATTTTTTGTTCCAGAAACAAAAGGAAAAACGAGAGAAGAGAttgagaaatatttttctaaagaTCCCAATATCAAAACACTAACAATACTTTAA
- the LOC134541009 gene encoding facilitated trehalose transporter Tret1-2 homolog isoform X1, with the protein MCSCVRSVGNLQFSNSPIIHSAAELFAYEMEDEVARKIWFRHWPQHLAAFLAAQSTTCAGAVLGWTSPVLPTLRDVTPEQASWVASLTPLGALLGAALAGWLADALGRKRAILATALPFFAGSLLTAVSRSALVLYCARFISGLAIGVATTVVPMYSEEVAEPKLRGALGVYLEITLNVGILWSYVAGYAVSYVWFTATSTLLPVIFFFSFLWMPESPVYLMSTGREEDAERSLRWLRGAKTQQTSSYTTELSQLKKTFLTEKDCSVHFKGRLVPRLADFARNISLSSPTSKACFIIFGLIFFQQAGGIDAVTFYVVSILQDAGTVVSPFASGAIVGVIQLLASGVSFLTVDRLGRRVLLLTSLVSMCLSHFLLSLNFALKETLVDSKFYSWMPLFSMCVYFVTFSLGLGPLPWLMMAELAPTESKEAIGSVAITFSWTLAFVVSKFFGSMFELIGSLLTYALFSGMCLLGTIFVAFFVPETKGKTREEIEKYFSKDPNIKTLTIL; encoded by the exons atgtgttcgtgtgttcgttccgtggggaaccttcaatttagtaactcaccgattattcactctg CAGCTGAGCTGTTCGCGTATGAAATGGAAGATGAGGTAGCACGAAAAATCTGGTTCAGACATTGGCCCCAACATCTTGCAGCTTTTTTAG CCGCCCAGAGCACTACCTGCGCCGGGGCGGTGCTGGGCTGGACGTCGCCCGTGCTGCCGACGCTGCGTGACGTGACGCCCGAGCAGGCCTCGTGGGTCGCCTCGCTGACCCCGCTCGGGGCGCTGCTGGGCGCCGCGCTGGCAGGCTGGCTGGCCGACGCGCTCGGCCGCAAGAGGGCGATACTGGCGACCGCTCTGCCCTTCTTCGCCGGGTCGCTCCTCACCGCCGTCTCGCGGTCG GCGCTGGTGCTGTACTGCGCGCGGTTCATCTCGGGCCTGGCCATTGGCGTCGCCACCACAGTGGTTCCCATGTACAGCGAGGAGGTGGCTGAACCCAAACTTCGGGGCGCCCTCGGGGTGTACCTAGAGATCACGCTCAACGTCGGCATTCTCTGGTCCTACGTCGCCGGCTACGCTGTATCATACGTGTGGTTCACCGCCACTTCAACACTGCTGCCTGTCATCTTCTTCTTCTCGTTTCTCTGGATGCCTGAGTCGCCTGTTTACCTCATGTCTACTG GTCGGGAGGAGGATGCAGAAAGATCGCTTCGGTGGTTGCGAGGAGCCAAGACACAGCAAACAAGTTCTTACACGACAGAACTATCCCAATTGAAGAAAACATTTCTTACAGAAAAAGACTGCTCTGTTCACTTCAAAGGCAGACTCGTGCCACGCCTGGCAGACTTTGCGAGAAACATTTCTCTGAGCAGCCCTACCTCGAAAGCATGCTTCATCATATTCGGTCTCATTTTCTTCCAGCAAGCTGGCGGCATAGACGCTGTCACGTTCTACGTGGTGAGCATATTACAAGATGCCGGGACCGTCGTGTCTCCCTTCGCGTCGGGTGCCATCGTCGGAGTCATTCAGCTGCTCGCGAGTGGGGTTTCGTTCCTCACCGTGGATCGTTTGGGTAGGCGAGTTCTCCTGTTGACTTCCCTCGTCTCTATGTGCCTGAGTCATTTTCTGCTGTCGCTGAATTTCGCGCTCAAGGAAACTCTCGTTGACTCAAAGTTCTATTCGTGGATGCCCCTTTTCTCCATGTGCGTTTATTTCGTCACATTTTCGCTTGGACTCGGGCCTTTGCCGTGGCTCATGATGGCAGAGCTGGCACCCACGGAAAGCAAGGAAGCCATAGGCTCGGTCGCCATCACTTTCTCGTGGACTCTGGCATTTGTGGTCTCCAAGTTTTTCGGCTCTATGTTTGAGCTGATCGGTTCGCTCTTGACTTATGCACTTTTCAGTGGCATGTGCTTGTTAGGAACCATTTTCGTGGCATTTTTTGTTCCAGAAACAAAAGGAAAAACGAGAGAAGAGAttgagaaatatttttctaaagaTCCCAATATCAAAACACTAACAATACTTTAA